GCCCAGGTGTCGGCTGACTGCATTATCACCGAGAGCCTGCGGCGAGTGACGACGCCAGACGAGCCGTTGTCCCGGGCGCGTCTGGCCGCGGCGGTGGATGCTGGTGTGCCGGTCCAGGCCACCTACGAGGACCTCCGCTGTCACCCCTTGGCGGTCTGGATCGAGACCTCCCTGGGGCTGGCCAAGGAGGGGGAGAGGTGGGTTCGGGCCCGCCCCCGGACGATCCGGGACGCCGCTGCGGACCTGGCTGAGACCTGCGGTCGGTCCTTGGATCTCTGCGAGGACCGCCTGGCCCGCTTCCTGTTGCTGGCCTGCCGGACGAAGGCGGCCGATGGCGCCAGCCTGTTTGCCTTTCGGCTGCACCAGTTCATCTCCGCGGGGACCAACGTTTACACCACGCTGGAGCCGGCGGGGACACGGTTCATCGACATCGTCGGCCAGCAGTTTCAGCCTGGCTCCAGGGACAAGCGGCTTTTCAACGCCGCTTTCTGCCGCGAGTGCGGGCAGGAGTATTACCCCGTCTGGCGGGAGGGCGACGACGAGCCGGCCGGCGGCACGTTGGCGCCGCGGGAGCTGGACGAGATCACGCGGGAGGGAGAGGACAGTCCCTTTGGCTACTTCTTCCCCGACCCGGAAAAAGCCTGGGACGGCAGCGACTACGAGCGGTATCCCGAGACCTGGCTTGATCTGGCGCGGGAGGAGATCCGCCTCAAGGCCCACTTCCGGAAATACCAGCCCAAGGCCGTAACGGTCGGACCGGATGGCGCCATCGGCACATCCGGTCTGCAAGGCTGGCTGATCCCTGGCCGCTTCCGCTTCTGCCTGGCGTGTGGCTTCCTCCACGAGGGGCGGTTGCGGGAGTCCTCCAAGCTGGGCAAGCTGTCTTCGGAGGGCCGGGCCTCGGCGACTACCGTCTTGACCCTGGCTTGCCTCCGTTTTCTGCGGGCCGACGAGCATGGTTTGCCTGAGGAGGCGCGCAAGATCCTTGGCTTTACCGATAATCGCCAGGATGCCTCTCTGCAGGCAGGCCATTTGAACGATTTCCTCCAGGTCTTGATCGTGCGGGGGGCGTTGCTCGCTGCCCTGTCCCAGGAGCCTGTCAGCCCCCTGACCGATGCCACCCTCACCCAGGCGGTGTTCGTGGCCTTGGGCTTCGCAAAGGATGATGTGGGCGTGCGGGCCGAGTTCATGGTGACACCGGAGGCTACGGGACCTGCCAGGCGTCGGGCGGAGGAGGCATTGCGCAACGTTCTTGGCTACCGTCTCTATCATGACCTGCGGCGCGGCTGGCGGATCAACAACCCCAACCTGGAGCAGTTGGGCCTTTTGACCATTGACTACGACGGCTTGGGGGATCTGAGCCGGGACGAGGATCTGTGGCGCACGGCTCATCCTCGGCTGGCCACGGCTCCGCCGCTGCTTCGGGAGCGACTCCTGCGGGCTTTGTTGGATTTCATGCGCACCGAGCGGTGCATCAAGACCCGCTACCTGGACCCGATGCAGCTGGAGCAGTTCAGGAACGCGAGCTTCACCAGCCTCAAGGAGCCCTGGGGGTTCGAGCCAGACGAGATGCCCAGGGAGGCCTCATGGTGCCTCGCCGGACCCCGGCAGCCCAGACGGCCGATCGACGAACCGTTGGCCTCGGCTTCTTTCCGCTCCCGGTTCGGCCGCGAGCTGCGCAAACCCTCGTCATGGGAACCCGAGACCGACACCCACTTCCCTGGCAAGATGACCGAGGACCTGTACCAGAGTCTCGTGCAGGATCTTCTCTCCGGGTTGATGCGTCACGGGCTCATTGAGGCTGGGGATCTGGGCGACGGCCTGAGCGGCTACCGGGTCATGGGCGATATCCTCCAATGGCGGTTGGGCCCCGGTCCCACGTCAGCGGTCAGCTCCCGGCCGGTGGACAACCCCTTCCTCAAGGACCTCTATGGCAACGTGGCCACCGCCCTTGCTGCCGGCGAGCGCTTCCTTGTCCGGCTGGAGGCCCGGGAGCACACCGCCCAGGTGGATGCCGACGAGCGGGAGCGGCGGGAGAAGCGCTTCGAGGCGGCCAAGCTGCCGGTGCTCTTCTGCTCCCCCACCATGGAGTTGGGCGTGGATATCGCCCAGCTCAACGCTGTCTATCTCCGGAACGTGCCGCCGACGCCCGCCAACTATGCCCAGCGCAGCGGCCGTGCCGGTCGCAGTGGCCAGCCAGCCCTGGTGCTCACCTATTGTGCAGCCTTGAGCCCCCACGACCAGTATTTCTTCCAGGATCCCAGCAGGATGGTGGCCGGTCAGGTGACGCCCCCCCTCCTGGACTTGGCCAATGAAGACCTCATCACCAGCCATCTGCGAGCGGTTTGGCTGGCGGAGACCGGACAGCGGCTGACACCCTCCGTGGACGGCCTCCTGGAGATGGGGGATGCTGACCGGCTGCCCCTGCGCCCGGAGCTGGCGGCCAGCCTCGATTCTTCATCGGCCCGGGCCCGGGCCGGGAGACGGGCCCAGGCCATCCTGGCCACCCTGGCCGGTGATCTCACCCCGGAAGCGGCACCGTGGTATACCGAGGACTGGCAGGATCGGGCCTTGCGCCGCACCGTCCTGGATCTCGATGAGGCCCTGGATCGGTGGCGGGACCTGTTCCGAGCCACCAGCGCCCAGATGGAGCAGAGCCATGCCGTGCAGATGAACGCCGCCGCGCCAGAACAGGAGAGGCGAGAGGCGAAGCTCCGGTACGACGAGGCGCGGCTGCAGCGAGAGCTTCTCCTCACCACCCAGGCGAAGGCGCACGCGGACTTTTACACCTACCGCTACCTGGCCAGCCAAGGATTTCTCCCCGGCTACAACTTCCCCCGTCTGCCTCTTCTGGCGTACATCCCCGGCAGGAGGGAAAAGAGCGGCCGGGAGACGTACATCTCCCGGGCCCGTTTTCTGGGACTGGCCGAGTTCGGGCCTTTGTCCCTCATCTACCATGAGGGCGGTCTCTTCCGGGTGACTCGGCTCCTGGTAAGCGCCCGGGATCGCAGCGAGGGGCCGGACATGGGGCTGGCCGTGCGGCAGGCGCGGCTGTGCCCGGCCTGCGGTTACGGGCACTTTGCCGGCTTTCTCGAGGCCGATCGCTGCCATGCCTGTTCCGCTTCCCTGGAGGAAGGACGACGGATCGCCAATCTGTTCCGGGTGGAGAACGTTGCCACCCGGCGGGTGGAGCGGATCACCTGCGACGAGGAGGAGCGCCGGCGACTGGGGTACGACACGGTGACCACCTGGCAGTTCGCCGAGGAGGGCGGTCGGCCGCGCCTGACCGCCAGCCAGTACGCCGAGGGGGGAGAGGCGCTCTTCACCCTGCAGTATGCACCCGCGGCAACGGTCTGGCGCATCAACCTGGGCTGGCGTCGCCGCAAGGAGAAGACCATCTTCGGCTTCAACATCGATACCGCCAGCGGCTTCTGGGCGAAAGACGCCCAGGCCCCGGAAGAGGATGATGACGCCGCCGCCAGCGCCACCGTGGCACGAATACGCCGGATCACCCCCTTTGTGGAGGATCGCCGCAACGTGCTCATCCTCACCCCCAAGGAAGTCCTGGCGGCCAGCGAGATGGCCACCCTCCAGTACGCTGTCAAACGGGGCATCGAGTCGGTCTTCCAGGTCGAGGAAGGGGAGCTGGCGGCGGAGCCCCTGCCGGACCGGGAGCACCGGCGGGCCATCCTGCTCTATGAATCCGCCGAGGGCGGGGCCGGGGTCCTCACCCGCCTGGCCCACGACCGTGAGGCGATGGGTCGGGTGGTGGCCCGGGCTCTGGAGATCTGTCATTACCAGCAGCGGGGGTCGAGCTGGCAGGCCGACGATCTTCGGGATCTCGACCTGCAGTGCGAGGCCGGCTGCTACCGCTGTCTCTTGAGCTACGCCAACCAGATCGATCACCGGCTGGTGGACCGCCGCAGTCCGAAGGTTCTGGCTCTTCTGTGCCGCGCCACCCGGGCCGAGGTGTCCCGGGGGACCGGCGGCCGCAGCGGGGTCGAGCAGCTGGCCGAGCTGAGGCGCCTCGCCGGCAGCTCCCTGGAACAGGCCTGGCTCCAGTACCTCCTCCGCCAGGGCTTGCGCCTTCCCGACGACGCCCAGCTCCTCCTGGAAGCCCACGCCACCCGGCCGGATTTCGTCTACCGTGCCACCCAGGCCCTGGTGTACATTGATGGTCCCCACCACGAGCACGACCGGCAGCGGCGTCTGGATGCGGCCATCACCGCCCGCCTGGAGGCTGCGGGCTTCACGGTCATCCGCTTTCCTTGCGACCAGGCCCTCTGGCCGGCCATTGTTGCCGAATTTCCGGACGTCTTCGGAGAGTCCCACCCATGCTGACCGCCACGCGGAGAGGGCTTGAGCGGGCCCATCGGGAGCACGCTTGGGTGGCGCAGGAGTT
The Thermodesulfobacteriota bacterium genome window above contains:
- a CDS encoding DEAD/DEAH box helicase, translating into MDVFAFRNAVVGQYERFTRSFVRIKAADIQAYVEARYKSEHFWPPPLVQLNPAFVPGRTVEELVAAGVLHPECAGIFRYGKTAEGAPGISLRLYKHQEEAILCAQRRQSYVLTTGTGSGKSLAYFVPIVDLALRQKTADPNPRIRAIVIYPMNALANSQYDELEKFLGRGYPEGQSPVTFGLYTGPVSDEERQRLAANPPDILLTNFMMLELIMTRQGEEDRAVVRGAQGLELLVLDELHTYRGRQGADVAMLVRRLRERLSPHLRCVGTSATMASEGDAARRKQTVAGVASRLFGAQVSADCIITESLRRVTTPDEPLSRARLAAAVDAGVPVQATYEDLRCHPLAVWIETSLGLAKEGERWVRARPRTIRDAAADLAETCGRSLDLCEDRLARFLLLACRTKAADGASLFAFRLHQFISAGTNVYTTLEPAGTRFIDIVGQQFQPGSRDKRLFNAAFCRECGQEYYPVWREGDDEPAGGTLAPRELDEITREGEDSPFGYFFPDPEKAWDGSDYERYPETWLDLAREEIRLKAHFRKYQPKAVTVGPDGAIGTSGLQGWLIPGRFRFCLACGFLHEGRLRESSKLGKLSSEGRASATTVLTLACLRFLRADEHGLPEEARKILGFTDNRQDASLQAGHLNDFLQVLIVRGALLAALSQEPVSPLTDATLTQAVFVALGFAKDDVGVRAEFMVTPEATGPARRRAEEALRNVLGYRLYHDLRRGWRINNPNLEQLGLLTIDYDGLGDLSRDEDLWRTAHPRLATAPPLLRERLLRALLDFMRTERCIKTRYLDPMQLEQFRNASFTSLKEPWGFEPDEMPREASWCLAGPRQPRRPIDEPLASASFRSRFGRELRKPSSWEPETDTHFPGKMTEDLYQSLVQDLLSGLMRHGLIEAGDLGDGLSGYRVMGDILQWRLGPGPTSAVSSRPVDNPFLKDLYGNVATALAAGERFLVRLEAREHTAQVDADERERREKRFEAAKLPVLFCSPTMELGVDIAQLNAVYLRNVPPTPANYAQRSGRAGRSGQPALVLTYCAALSPHDQYFFQDPSRMVAGQVTPPLLDLANEDLITSHLRAVWLAETGQRLTPSVDGLLEMGDADRLPLRPELAASLDSSSARARAGRRAQAILATLAGDLTPEAAPWYTEDWQDRALRRTVLDLDEALDRWRDLFRATSAQMEQSHAVQMNAAAPEQERREAKLRYDEARLQRELLLTTQAKAHADFYTYRYLASQGFLPGYNFPRLPLLAYIPGRREKSGRETYISRARFLGLAEFGPLSLIYHEGGLFRVTRLLVSARDRSEGPDMGLAVRQARLCPACGYGHFAGFLEADRCHACSASLEEGRRIANLFRVENVATRRVERITCDEEERRRLGYDTVTTWQFAEEGGRPRLTASQYAEGGEALFTLQYAPAATVWRINLGWRRRKEKTIFGFNIDTASGFWAKDAQAPEEDDDAAASATVARIRRITPFVEDRRNVLILTPKEVLAASEMATLQYAVKRGIESVFQVEEGELAAEPLPDREHRRAILLYESAEGGAGVLTRLAHDREAMGRVVARALEICHYQQRGSSWQADDLRDLDLQCEAGCYRCLLSYANQIDHRLVDRRSPKVLALLCRATRAEVSRGTGGRSGVEQLAELRRLAGSSLEQAWLQYLLRQGLRLPDDAQLLLEAHATRPDFVYRATQALVYIDGPHHEHDRQRRLDAAITARLEAAGFTVIRFPCDQALWPAIVAEFPDVFGESHPC